In one window of Mercurialis annua linkage group LG4, ddMerAnnu1.2, whole genome shotgun sequence DNA:
- the LOC126676179 gene encoding pentatricopeptide repeat-containing protein At3g14580, mitochondrial translates to MLKETKVQVPSENFPPKNISPLRMRCAIICTQEKTAMRKSIKMLSRLFLAHNTEFLHCRHKFKLQTPLFLIPNYFTSFSTSPSSLDPHSKLTHRDWLSATEVIRIFENIQDPNSVLPLWKQYTTRKDYKPNEPLYTLVINYLSKAKNFDAIEDIMRRIKLDKNSCRLSNDFFYNVIKIYGQLAGRIRKGIDTLFDMPKGYNCWPNVKTFNLVLNLLVSARIFDVVHEIYVKAPVLGVEIDACCLNILMKGLCENGDLEGAFQVLDEFPKQRCKPNVRTFSTLMHYLCAKADVNKAFGLLERMEIEEIEVDTITYNILISGLRKQGRIDEGIELLREMKMKGNEPNAGSYQEVLYGLLDVGRLVEAKELIGRMVREGNSPGFVSYKKLIDGLCKGKLIKDIDWALKQMLRQGFVPKMGMWKQIVGCVVSESNASSSIYISQIIGG, encoded by the coding sequence ATGCTGAAAGAAACAAAAGTTCAAGTACCGTCTGAAAATTTCCCTCCTAAAAATATATCGCCACTGCGCATGCGTTGTGCGATAATATGCACCCAAGAAAAAACTGCCATGCGCAAAAGCATTAAAATGCTGTCACGTTTATTTCTTGCTCACAATACAGAATTCTTACACTGCCGTCACAAATTTAAACTCCAAACCCCACTCTTTTTAATTCCTAATTATTTCACTTCTTTCTCTACATCACCTTCTTCTCTTGACCCCCACTCCAAGCTAACCCACAGAGACTGGTTATCTGCCACTGAAGTCATACGAATCTTTGAAAACATTCAAGACCCAAATTCAGTTCTCCCACTATGGAAACAGTACACTACCAGAAAAGACTATAAACCCAATGAACCTCTTTACACTCTTGTCATCAACTATCTCTCCAAAGCTAAAAACTTTGATGCTATTGAAGATATTATGCGTAGAATCAAGCTCGACAAGAATAGTTGTCGATTGTCTAATGATTTCTTTTACAACGTCATCAAAATTTACGGACAATTAGCGGGTCGAATAAGGAAGGGTATAGATACCCTTTTTGATATGCCCAAGGGGTATAATTGTTGGCCTAATGTGAAGACTTTTAATCTTGTCTTGAATTTGCTTGTGTCTGCCAGGATTTTTGATGTTGTTCATGAGATTTATGTGAAAGCTCCTGTCTTGGGTGTTGAGATTGATGCTTGTTGTCTTAATATTTTGATGAAGGGGTTGTGTGAAAATGGGGATTTGGAGGGTGCATTTCAGGTGCTCGACGAATTTCCTAAACAAAGATGTAAGCCTAATGTGAGAACATTCTCTACTTTGATGCATTACTTGTGTGCAAAAGCGGATGTCAATAAGGCTTTTGGATTGCTCGAAAGGATGGAGATTGAGGAAATTGAGGTCGATACCATTACTTATAATATCTTGATTTCGGGGTTGAGGAAGCAAGGAAGGATTGATGAAGGGATCGAGTTGTTGCGGGAAATGAAGATGAAGGGGAATGAACCGAATGCGGGGTCTTATCAAGAGGTTTTGTATGGTTTGCTCGATGTAGGGAGGCTTGTGGAAGCAAAAGAGTTGATCGGTAGGATGGTTCGTGAAGGTAATAGCCCTGGTTTTGTGTCGTACAAGAAATTAATTGATGGTCTTTGCAAGGGGAAGTTGATTAAGGATATTGATTGGGCTTTAAAGCAAATGCTGAGGCAAGGCTTTGTCCCAAAGATGGGAATGTGGAAGCAGATCGTAGGGTGCGTAGTTTCCGAGAGTAATGCCTCTAGCAGCATTTATATCAGTCAAATCATTGGTGGCTAG